The Oncorhynchus kisutch isolate 150728-3 linkage group LG14, Okis_V2, whole genome shotgun sequence genomic sequence tctgacgggccacccccaggtggtaagggtaggtgacAACACATCCgcaacgctgatcctcaacacaggggcccttcatgggtgcgtgctcagtcccctcctgtactccctgttcactcatgactgcgcgGCCAGggacgactccaacaccatcattaagtttgtcgatgacacaacagtggcaggcctgatcaccgacaaaacagtctatagggaggaggtcagagacctggctgtgtggtgccaggacaacaacctcccctcaacgtgatcaagacaaaggagatgattgtggaaaaagaggaccgagcatacccccattctcatcgacggggctctagtggagcaggttgagagcttcaagttccttggtgtccacatcaccaacaaacgaacatggtccaagcacaccaagacagtcgtgaagagggcacgacaaaacctcttccccctcaagagactgaaaagatttggcatgggtcctcagatcctcaaaatgttctacagctgtaccaccgagagcatggttgcatcactgcctggtatggcaactgctcagcctccgaccacaaggcattacagagggtagtgcgaacggcccagtacatcactggggccaagcttccagccatccaggacctctataccaggtggtatcagaggaaggccctaaaaattgtcaaagactccagctacccttttatttcttattcttatccatatttttttaaactgcattattggttataggctcgtaagtaagcatttcactgtaaggtgcatgtgactaatacaatttgatttatatTATGATTAATTGGGGGGCATTTGATGGATGAGACCTCACTCACAGACCTAAAGAGTCCTAAAAGAAATACATTCTTATCCAATATCAACAGAATTCCCAAACACGTGATGCCGCTGAATAAACTACTCATCCCACAATGCTACACAGCTGTGGAGTTATTTTGTCCAACCACGTCGTGCACCTACCCGCTGACAAAGTATTTTGATTGGTGTGGCTGCCTCGGGACGGTTGTTGGTAGGAAGTAGCCTACAGATTCTGCCCGCACTCTCACTCAGCTCAATATCGCTGTAGAAATGTGATGGATTAGAGAAATATGTGCCTCGGTTGTCAATATGTTGTTCCCCGGCGTTTTCTATGCGCTTCTGGCGGGGTTTCTCGGGGCTGTCGCATCTTCATCTGCAAAGCTGTCACTTGGAGCCGATTACCTAAAAGGTGTATGTGAAACGGGGCTACGAACATGGGGAGAGCAGCGGAAATTTAGACAACCTGACGAAACTACCGCTTGTGACTGGGTGAGGAATCGCCGCCGTTTAAGTGCCTGAATTATTAACGCGATGGGATTTGGGTGGCTTCTGAATAATGTAGATGTCAATTTGTTAGCAAAGCAATTCGTCCGCGAGTAGGGAAGTTTGGGTTTTCCAGTGATGAGTTTAGGGGTCCAGATTCCAGCTCTTGCGCTCAGCATCTGCATCTCTCTCTGCTGGACAGGCGCGTGCTGTGTGTCAAGCTCGTGTCGTATACGCGTGATTGAACGACATACCTAGTGCAGTATTACGTCATATATGTTTGTTAAAGGAAGATATTTTCATATGTGTAGTCTATCATTTTATTTATTGCGGCCAAATGCGAGTCTGGTTTAACATATGGGCAATTTTCCATTCAATGTCAATATCATATTGTTATTTGGGCTGCTTGAAATGACCTTCATGACGTTGGGTACGTGGTGACATGATTTTAAGGTTGATTTATTAGCCATATTATTTATTTGTATAGCCGTTAGGTAAATGAATGtacaaaaaaagatatatatatatatatatctcaagaCAAATAACTAAAATAGGCCCCAAATCCATGGAATGCAGCTCAACTATTTGATGTGACTCTAGTCCCAAAAAACTTTGTTTTCATtcgttgtttgtgtgtgtttgcttcaGCTACACATCCCACTGAGGCTGATTTGTGGGGGGCTGCTCTTCACCTGTAATGCTGTGATGTGGACGTTCCTCGCTAAGGCGCTCCGgtactcttcctcctccacccgaACCACTGTGACCACTACCGCTTCCAACTTCGTATCATCCGTAAGTACATGTTTCCCTGTGGAAAAGACACTTAGAATTACTTGAAAATTAATGTATAATAGCCTACAAGTGTATGGTTTGAATTAATAAACGTAACACAGATTTTCCTTTTTAAGTGTTGTCAGAGAAGTGTAATGTATGAGAAGTAAGTGTAATGTATGGTGCACTAAATTGAAATGCCTGTATTGtgccacaggcctttttggggcAGCTTATCTTTGGGGAGACCCAGATTGCGTTGTGGTGGGTGGGAATCTCCCTCACGTTCTCTGGCCTCCTGGTGCTTCAGAGGGCGGCCCCCAACGACCGAGCCAGGAAGGACGAATGACAACCTGTCGGAAGGCACAACTCATTAAGTGATCTAGAAAGAAACCAGTAATGCAACCTATAGCCTACTATCTGTGACAAACAATGGCATTTCTCGGGTGAACGGCAGCCAGGGCAACTTTGGAAGGGAAAGCACTGTCAAAACATACCATGTAAGGAACATAGAGGGATTTATCGTTTGAAACACTTTGACATCCTCAGCAATGTGTGCTTGCCATCGATTCTTCACCATGCTTACACTCTCTGCTTCAGATCACAAAAGCTTTCATTTTGCTCACCTATCCTAAGATGACACGCGCTGTGTAGACTTCCACAACAACATTGCGTCATCGCATGCTCAAGGTGATGCGTGAACCCGAAGTGATTTTAAGTCTCACAAATGCTGCTACTGCTAGACATGCGCAAATACAGCAAACACATAGATATTCTCATCGCTTACTACAGTATCACACATGACGTGGCTCAGAGAATACACTTCATGGCCTTGATAGGAACTTCTGTTGTGTCCTGTTTATAGCCGAATATATTGAGGGCTTGACCCTCACACATGTTTTGTGGATTCTGAGGAGGTTTGGCCTTGCCTGCCTTTTTTATAGCAAATGTCTAAAAGAAAGTTCCTAACAAGGTCTAAACCCAAGTAATTCGAACCAAAGTACACAAATATGTTGATCCTGCCTGGTATCcactgtaaccacagccaggctCTGTCAATGCAATGTGAAGTCAAACTGCTAAAGTGGCCCGAAAAAATCCTAGTGACCTTCTCAGCTGCCTGTAAAGTGAAACGGTTTAGTTCACTCCAAAATCAAAATATGTAAGACATTTTCAAACCTCAAAAGTGGTCTAATGTTGAGATGAGACCAACTCCAATGAATGGAAAGGATAGGCACCGTCTAACTTAATAATGTTTAGAGGGTGCCTGTCTTTCCAATTCATTTGGAGTTGAGGTACAGAGCTGGATCTACACAGTAGACGGCCTGGACTTCTTGACATTAGCCCACGTCTGACCTCAACTTAAATGTTGGAGTGAACTATCACTTATTTCCTTTGGCAGAAGGGAATTAATTTGACTTAATTCTGACTTAATAGGGTGTCCAAACAACAGTTACTCCAATGTCTGGCCTTTTAATTGAGTGCCACCAGCTTTTGTGTTTCAGCTGTAGACCTGTGTCACGTATAATGTCCATCCTAGTTTTCCATTGCAATTAAACCCAGTTTGAGGTTATCCTCGGGGTAAGGGAACCATCCCGTAGCACagtccctccctctgcatctTCCTAGACTTCCAAAAGGTCAAACGTTGCTGTGGGGTTTTCGAACCAAACTACAGAAAGTGGCGTTCTATAACTAGCATGTTTGTACTCCAACAGTGTACTTCCCTGACATTCCTTAACACTGTGATGTGCTATTGTGGAAATGGGATTTGTGCGTAATACCGACAACAAACGTTTACTGTAGACAGGAGTTTGACTTTACAACTTTACTATATGATCGAACTTtgctgttttttttatacatatcAAATGCATGCAACAACTAATAGTAGCTACCTGTATTCTGACTGTATCTAttagacgatgatgatgatgtgtctGTATAAATGCAGAAGAACGCACACTATGAAATCGGTTCTCCTTCCAGTTGCAGTACATTACAGACTGCAggttgtgtgtgtaatgtaatctACTTCCCTGGCAATGTGACTATCTATGCTGTTGAATCAGGACGGGAGAAATTGGTGCCGAACATTTCTCCTGTGTTCTCAAGTCAGATAAACATTTACCTGTGACGCCACCGTCACCGAGGGCAAGAGGAATCAAATGCATTAGAATAGTGGTTACATGAAACTTATTTTGTTCGCCCGCCCTTGAATGGGTCACATTTGTTTGAACGAGTATACTGTATTATAAACTGTAGAGATTAGTTTGGGAGGTGCATATGACTGACCTGATAAACTCTGTGTTCCTGATTAGTGCAGCACGGGGGCCCTACAGGAGGAATAAAGAAAGGGAATGTATTATAAATGAAAATGTATTATTAAGAATCCTTGAAATGGTTACTTGGACAAGCCACCTCCCCATCCTGAATATGTTGCTCTTAGGAAATTGTGTATGATAAGTGAGGAAGTCTCAGAAAATGGCTGTTAGCCAATAGAATTAGATTGCACATActgctgctgtgtctgtgtgtgacaaaCTGTCATAATTTCTTGGACAACAGatgcagagagaaacaggtgttTGGGCAGACCgaaatcttttttttattttataaaccaTATCTAGTCTAACAACCTATTTTAAACTAACATTTGTAAGTGTCAATATTTTCTATTTGATGGTGCACAATGTTGAATAAACCTCATCTAGGAAAGTGAACTTATGTTGATCTAAAATTAAACAACCATCAATGGAAAGAGATCCACATCCAGGCAGCATTTTTAAGATTACAGTCCAGTAAACTTCTCAGATTAGCTAATAAATTGACTCTGACAAAGGCCAAGTAAAGCATACAATAAATTGAAACTGTACAGAGAAAATAGACCTATGAAAACATAAAAGGTCATTCAGAATGCAACACTACACTCCCGATTCCACAGATACAGTATAGTCTCTACCTGGATACAGTTTTAAAGGGGATAGTTCAAACTCTCACCTTATCTACTAAAAAACATTGAGTGAACAATCCCTTTAAGCCAAATTAATGTTGACAGACGGACAACCATTTTTgaaaaaacaatacatttattgTAAATAATTTCCATATGAAAGTAACTTCAACTTTTGCATTCAGATAAACATTTCAAAGAGATGCACATTGGGAATCATCTATTTacagcaagtgtgtgtgtttaaaaagtGTATAAATAGAGACATGAGAGAATACCAGTCCCTTTGTCAGAATAGGATAGATTTGACAACTTCCCAGCATATCCTGTGTTAATGAGTAGGACGCAGTCTTAGCGCTTCTGATCTGATTGATAGTAATTAAAAAGGTAGACTGAGCAAATTGACATTGCCACAAGCAGCAccacagatattgagatgagtgaGATGCAAAACTTCACTCTCACACAGTACCTGTGCATGGGTTCGCAGCAGTATGGAGTTTAGCCTCGCTCTTCCAACGAGCTTAGTTGCAGAAATTGACCCACCATGCGGTTTACTTTGTGCATCTGTGTGAAAGGGGCTAGGGTAACATGAGCTTTATAAACCAGCCTCTTCCTAAGGAACCTCGTATACCCTTATTACACCCGGCCCTCCTCAAAGAGACTCTGGCACAGACGGACATGAATCAGATTCAAGAACTTCCCACTCCAGTACACAGATCTACAAATTATTAATACATGCCTGTGATGCATACTGATATTGTACATGATCAGCTGATAATTAGTTGGAAAGGCAAACTGGAATGAGCTGAAAAAGCAcattttaaatataaaataaatcagTCTGGTTGGAGAAGCATTCATTCTGATAAGATAGTCAACTTTTAAAAACCACAGTATTTGATATTCACTACATAGAGATAATAAGGGTTCATCAGTTCAAGCAGGAGATGGCAGTATTGAGATGTAGTTTAGAGTGTACCACTTTAAAAGAACAAATGGGCATCAAATCAGAAAGAGACAGT encodes the following:
- the LOC109903738 gene encoding transmembrane protein 42 — protein: MLFPGVFYALLAGFLGAVASSSAKLSLGADYLKGVCETGLRTWGEQRKFRQPDETTACDWLHIPLRLICGGLLFTCNAVMWTFLAKALRYSSSSTRTTVTTTASNFVSSAFLGQLIFGETQIALWWVGISLTFSGLLVLQRAAPNDRARKDE